In Apium graveolens cultivar Ventura chromosome 10, ASM990537v1, whole genome shotgun sequence, the following are encoded in one genomic region:
- the LOC141693025 gene encoding uncharacterized protein LOC141693025, with protein sequence MKMLSESSCALLLLTLIRFLQLLPCNVALALLNTMRNYCNVIKVDLPTFVHYVCVAFTFVNLVVQQSKTVFIECYSYDRRFAWAALGAAILHLLGAGSSYIVSKNKVDMYSCCFASMLLVLATFSISFEKDNSMQAFLLCQFVLFVLRLRELIPRYYLLVDGLTVPLSLASTGDARIKFKVSEEESRILELDPSSWFEVREDYADMFKFKPNVRHEVVLSVFSIKDNIFEFTLKNYRAKVVKKESQTSSSISQFRSRITHCRLYSIFCSILVKYNSCTKKLDASTCHVSLN encoded by the exons ATGAAGATGTTGAGTGAATCAAGCTGTGCTTTGCTGCTCCTCACTCTGATCCGTTTTCTTCAGCTTCTACCCTGTAACGTG GCTCTTGCTTTACTGAACACAATGAGAAACTACTGCAATGTGATTAAAGTTGACTTGCCCACGTTTGTGCATTATGTTTGTGTAGCTTTCACCTTTGTGAACCTTGTGGTTCAACAGAGTAAGACTGTTTTCATCGAGTGCTATTCCTATGATAGACGATTTGCATGGGCTGCTCTTGGTGCAGCAATTCTTCATCTACTCGGAGCTGGTTCTTCCTACATCGTGAGCAAGAATAAGGTAGATATGTATAGTTGTTGTTTTGCTTCAATGTTGCTTGTACTCGCAACATTTAGCATAAGTTTTGAAAAAGATAATTCGATGCAAGCGTTTCTACTCTGCCAATTCGTGCTATTTGTGCTGAGGCTTAGGGAGCTGATTCCACGATACTATCTTCTGGTAGATGGCTTAACTGTGCCCCTCTCACTGGCCAGCACAGGAGATGCACGTATCAAGTTTAAAGTAAGTGAAGAAGAATCACGTATTCTGGAGCTTGATCCTAGTTCTTGGTTCGAAGTGAGAGAGGATTACGCTGACATGTTCAAGTTTAAACCAAATGTTCGCCACGAAGTGGTTCTTTCAGTGTTCAGCATAAAAGATAACATATTTGAGTTCACTCTAAAGAATTATCGAGCAAAGGTTGTCAAGAAGGAGTCCCAAACTTCTAGCTCTATATCACAGTTCAGATCTCGTATTACTCATTGCAGATTGTACTCCATATTTTGCTCTATATTAGTGAAGTATAACTCATGTACAAAGAAGTTAGATGCTTCTACTTGCCATGTGTCGCTGAATTGA
- the LOC141691325 gene encoding uncharacterized protein LOC141691325: MHEDLKSEYLEVEDPFILWENLKDRFDHQKLVYLPAAENDWANLRIQDFKSVRAYSSALFKISSRLIMCGEKVTEKRKIDKTLSTFHPNNINLAEMYRERKFTKFGDLLSTLLVAEQNHELVIKNHQSRPTGSAPLPEVNNMSFQPNVCGKGYRGGRGQGRYRGRGRSHGHFRPYNNSGHRKWQSESQSKRKASRGGKTENVCYRCGMNGHGTRNCHTPDHLVKLYQSSQKSKEKMVEINFANNNIDDFPRITTGGININGPNEPNETPID, from the coding sequence ATGCATGAAGATTTAAAATCTGAGTACTTAGAAGTTGAGGATCCttttattttatgggaaaatctaAAGGATAGGTTCGATCACCAGAAACTAGTTTATCTACCTGCAGCTGAAAATGATTGGGCTAATTTAAGAATTCAGGATTTTAAGAGTGTCCGAGCATATAGCTCTGCTTTGTTCAAAATAAGTTCTAGGCTGATTATGTGTGGTGAGAAAGTTACGGAAAAAAGAAAAATCGATAAAACACTATCAACTTTTCACCCCAACAATATCAACTTAGCAGAGATGTACAGGGAGCGCAAATTTACTAAGTTCGGGGATCTTCTATCAACTCTCCTCGTTGCTGAACAGAATCATGAATTGGTGATTAAGAATCATCAATCCCGTCCAACAGGATCTGCCCCATTACCTGAAGTAAATAACATGTCATTCCAGCCGAATGTATGTGGAAAAGGGTATAGAGGTGGACGGGGCCAAGGGCGGTACCGTGGACGAGGTCGGAGCCACGGGCATTTTCGTCCATATAACAACTCTGGTCACCGGAAGTGGCAATCTGAATCACAGAGTAAAAGAAAGGCATCACGAGGAGGAAAAACCGAAAATGTTTGCTATAGGTGCGGCATGAATGGGCACGGTACACGTAATTGTCATACCCCAGATCATCTTGTTAAGTTATACCAATCTTCTCaaaaatcaaaagagaaaatggTAGAAATAAATTTCGCCAACAATAACATAGATGATTTTCCGAGAATC